The following is a genomic window from Neodiprion virginianus isolate iyNeoVirg1 chromosome 1, iyNeoVirg1.1, whole genome shotgun sequence.
GTTTCAGCTTTACAGCTGTGAATCTAAGATTTCGGTATTACCAAAGGCAAAATTAAGATACACGATGTTATCGGCATCGTTTCGCTCGTCGTTTCGGCAATAAAATATCGcataaataattgatgttggacggagaaaaaatttacacaagaAGCCGAAATGTgtttaaaaaagaaaggaaatagaaaaaattaaattaaagtATCACGTCGCTGATACGTCGTTAGTAATTTTATGTgcgtgtatataataatagcaatattAATGTAGAAACGGGTCGGTACAAAACGAATAAAGCAGCAACTCAGAGGCGACGACGAGGAACTCAGTTTTCACTTTCTACGTGTATCAGACTCCGCGTGTAGATTATAACAAATAAACTTGGCtgtattaattattgttacgtCACACACAGCTGTGGCGCAGAACTTCACCTGTCACACGAATATATCTGATAATGTACACGTATCGTGTGTTATATTAATACGTATGGCGTATAATATAGCCGCGTGCAAACCTTCCGACTTATCTGCATCGATTATCGTTAAGGTCATGATACGATGCCTAATGTACGAAAGTTGTATACATTTTGCATACAAGTTATATTTACTTCCGCGCATCGCAATTGCCTAAATGttatattatgtgtatattttacttgacgaaaaaaagaagagaaattatttattcacacgataaaaaaatgtcgaaaattttgtctTTTCTAAATCCTGTCTACTCGTAGTATATCTCAATAATTATGAAGTTAGAAGAGTGAGGATGAGAAAAAGGAGAGGTAGGCAAACAGGTGCTCGAATTTTTCACGCTCAATTTGGGATCGCAGAAAGAATATGAATTTGCGGAAAAATCCTAACTTGTTGCGCCCGCCTTAGAATTCTCtcgaagtaaaataaatcgtACCTGACGAAACATggtcatattttgaaaaagcgAACTCGCTGAAACTCGTTATAAAATTGCACGAAAAGTAACGAATATCTCTCCCGATGTTTCTTCGTGACGTTAACGTTGCTTGTTTCAAATCTCTTCTGCTTTACCAATCGACTTTGCAAATACACAGTTTGTGACGCTGTACGAACCTGCCGTATGTTCGTTATACCAAACACAGGTACTGTGACGCCAATGGCGTCTGATGTGCGAATTGTGCGATAATCGTCGTTGCCCGATGAATGACGATGCCTGTTTGCCACCTTACAGGAAGAACCGCGTGCGCAAATCGAATCGCACGGGTTGTGAACATGAAAGCCTCGCATGCTTCGACGTTTTATACCAGGTATACACGTATCACCGTATCACACATACGCCTACGCATGCACGTGCGGGCGCATAGAATTACAGAGATAGGACTACTGTAATTCAGAAATGGAGAGATTGTGCTTTTTCGTTATCTTTGCACTGCCGTTCCGTTACCTTCACTCGCCGACTACCTATCTctgtaatatacatacacacgtgtTGTGTGTTATTTTAGCAGGTTATAAATATGGCGACGATAAATGACATACGTACACGACGTAGATGTAgacgtgtgtgtatgtatgttaTATGTGATAAATTGTGTGCAGGAATATTATAACGTTAAAtagtatttttgttttctctacGTTGCAAGAAgctctatacatatatatatatatatatgatgttaattatacatattgcaatattgtgtaaaaatacTGAAAACCCACCCGCACCTCCAATTACGCGGAAACGATTTGTTTGACAATCGAATGGAAGTGAAAGGATCAGAGGAATGGAAGTCAAGTTGACAAAAATAAGAAGCAAATAAAATTCTCACATGGTTCTCGCGGCGCGAAGCCCTCAAGGGCTAACCTCGCGAAGGTCACAACGCGTAGCTCTTCCTGGGGTATATGCAGGGTTTCCTTTCCTCCTCTCCGACTATTCTCTCACACCTCCAACAGCGACTCGCTTCGTCCCCTCCCCTGCTTTTTATACTTTACGAAAATCACGCAGCAACTGCATGGGATTAATTAATCTTGcagtgtaatattttttatacgtatatagagGGTAGAAACACGTTCCCGCGACTACAAAGTGAAATGGAACACGATGGGCCTGAATAGTCACTCTCTGAGAGTGAACTTTTCAGCTTCAAACTCTTGGAAccaataatatttattcactctgaatttcattcgatttgaAGTTGCGCAGTTTTCACTCCAGCTTGGTGATTTTTCACTCCCAAGATTTTAAGACAGCAGTCTTTGGAGAGACTTTTTCTCGTTTAATTTTCGTCACGAGAACGCTGCAAACGTATCTCGATTTTGCGTTAAGAGAGGTCAGAAGTCGTGACCCCCGTAGGCGTAACAAGAGCAACAGCTGGGAAACATTCTAACGCTGAAAAGTccaaaacgtatttttttagGTAATTGAATGATCTACGGAAAAAGATTCTTGTCATTATGTGACAAATCGACTCCttgaaaagttattcaaagtccTTAAACATCATTtgactttgaataacttttgtaAACGAGATTTATCACAAAACGATGAAAGTCTGTTTTTTTGTAAAGCATTCAATTCCCCGCAAAAATACGTTCCGGTCGTATCGGTACACTAATGCGTTGACTAGTtgtaaaattccaaagttcaaaACAAATGTTTCCCACGtcatttaaatgggaaatataAAATCGCGACGAGGCACctgtaaatattaatatcaagaGCTCAAACTTGGACAGCATCTTTCTTACGTCATTTTAAACAATGTTGTCGActtggattttgaaaaaagaaaattggcTATGTTTTTGATACAGTACATGGTGTAGTGTcgttaatattataaaatgtatgaaattgtaatttacgaCGCATGCACTACTTATGTACACATGTATGTCTGcatttatgtatttataatgcaGTACGACGACCCGGGAACAACTGGGACATCCTTCGGCATTCCGCGGACGTGACCTCCTTTCGTATTACGATGTGCATATTTTATACGATTAACACCGCGTGCGTGTCACTATACCTTATCTTCTTTCTCCCCCTTATCCTCCTtatcctccttctccttctccctcAACCTTCTCGCACTTGTTGTACATACCGTACACGACGCGCTTATCCAAAAGAACAAATCAACGTTTCGTTTTCACTCTGCAACCTGCACCTGAGACCATCCACATACTACACACGTGTTTTATACACGTTACGCGCTACTACTCATCGCCTCTTCTTAAACTTCCTCCTTTACCCCTTCACACCTAATTACTTTGATCTCATTCGTTGTTAGttgtcgaatttttcaactttgcaATCGACAGTTATTGTACGATTTGTACGTAACGTTAATGGCCGATATATTACATCTTACACGTATTTCTTACATTACCGCATCCAGAAGGCAATCATATCTCCGATCGCCGCTGAACTGTGGGAAGAAAGTATTAGCGGCAGCTTTTGTGGGTTCAACAAACCATACATTATTTTGCACGGTAACTTTTGTCGTCAAACTTGTCTCACGTATAGTTGAATATGTTACTTCCAACGGAAGAGTAAATACCTGGGAACCGGTTATTCATTGGTATACACAGTTTGCAATTAATAATTGAGTCCGTCGCGAATATCGCAGTGAAACTTTGCGCCGGTATTCCATCGTACACGCGtgtatgtattttataataGATTGCACACATGTTCCGAGCGTCGTTCTACTATCGTCTGACTTTGGTTATAACTGCCATTTCATGtatgttttatttgttatttatttattcatgtatGCAGATGCCCTTGCAGTATTGTCGCTAATTGTTCGCTGTGTGTAACGAAGTTCAATCGATCACGGAACACGACGATATACTCGTCGAATTGAAGAAACTAATTTGCCGACAGTATAATTTATATGGTATCTGTACACGTTTAATCTAAGTGTGGTAAACGCGTCGATTACACCggtcaacacgaattttgagtctggATTCTACATGTCAAAGTACGATTTCTTTTGTACGTAActaatgaatgaaaaaaacagaTTTATCGGACAACGTCTGTTTTTGTAGAAACTTGTacgatatttcggattttaagaATAATTGCCCATTTtatcaaacatttattgtaagTAAACGTGTTGCAAGTGAACGTATCTTCAAGCACGAGTTTTCGCAACTATCACATACGTAcgatataaaatattgtagTATTGTAGGGGATTTTAATTAACGGAACATCGTCTCGTTCTATTTTGACAACGGGGTAAAATTCAACTTATCGGAGCATTATCGTTTCTCGCACGTATCGTGTTACTATACTATGTATAGCATTATCGACGAGCAGCTATAAGTCAACTCTCCGAGTCCATCTATCGTGAATAATCGAAGAAGACAAACCGCCTCCATAATTCACCCATGCCGTACAGTTCCAGCCAGAAGGCATAACGTATACCTACGGCTGTGAGAATTCCACGCGACGGATACATTCAAGAATGACCTTTGTTACGTATAAGCAAGTAGAATTTCGCTCGCGAGCGATCCTCACATTATACATACTTGTATCCAACCCGTTCGTTGTGTTAGATTTGACGTTTGCAATCGTGACGATCCCCTTACAATTTCATAGAAAGACGTATGTGTGAGTTTGGTCCGTTCACTTTATCcgtggaaaaatttaataccaCGATTAAATATGAACGCCAAATGCTATTCCAAAacaggtaatttttttcaatttaaaaaaaaaaaaaaaaaaaaaagtcccgATGGCAATTGTAGCACactttttttacaacttgAACTACTCGACTCGCGGAGAGGGAAGAATCCTAAAAAACTATGGGAGACTATTAACAAGATAGTGATAAAGGAGGTTCTAGCCGGACGTGAAATGGACGAAAACACCGTTCCGTTTCGCGTGTATATATAGAGCAAATAGACGTAATACTTTAGTAATTCATCGATTGCGCATGAATGGATATTGACACCGTTTTACGAGTTGCGTTAAATGCAGTCGTCGGGCGATTGACGAGTTTATAATGTACGTGTATAACGTACCGGGTAGTACGTCGCAGGCGTTGGTGCAGGATGTAGGTAACAGTAACGTAGCCAGCTGCTCGTTCCCGGGTCGATACAACCCCTCTCCGTCCccctctttcttcttctccctTACCACATCATCGTTTCTCCCTGTCCAAACTCTCCAAGAAGcgaaggaggaagaagaaggaaaaggagAGAGTAATCGAAGGTGGGCGTGTATAAACTCTGACGACCAAGtggtacgtacgtacgtttGCACGCACACAGAGACAGAGAGACAGGTCTATAATTAGGGGTCCGTACACCCACCTCGGGTAAATTGTACGTACATCATCTCGGGAAGGGCGACACGCGGACACGCGCACACGGCGAAGCATCCGAGACGCCCCCGCGTTCCCTCCTCTGGTTTTTTATACCCAGTAACTCAGTCacgcagtttcgatacgccCCCGCGGCTTTCCTTCTCCCTTGTCGTGTGACGTCATCGGTAGCCGGGTGTTGCGTCGATTGAGCGGCGCGCCGTGCAGGCGGCTCTTTGCGTGCGTTGATCcatctctcctctcctctcctctcctctcctctcctctcctctcctctcctctccacCCCTCGCTGCCACTCGGCACGAGCTGAATCCGCTCCATTCTACTTTCGCGTCTCGCCCAGAGGTCGCCGCGCTTACCGCTTCGGGCACGTTCGAGGAGGTTCGCAGCTGTTCTCGACTCCGCGGTGATACGGTAGTCGGTTACCAGTTGCCTCTGCGTATACCTCTTATACACCCGACACCTTTCACTCGATCCTGCCGCTGCCTCTGCCAATACTCCGCTGCATCGTAGTTTGACGTTTACCGCTGCACTTTGTCTCACTCTCTGGCAGTCGGTCGTcggtcagtcagtcagtcagtcagtgaGTCAATCGACGTTTGACTTGTTGTCGCGAACGACGCAGACGTCAGTCAGCTCTCtctgatatacatatacgtatacatgtatatgtatacgtgtacggTGCACAGATGCAGGTGATATCGTTTTTTCTAAATTATCGTTCACCGATGTGCGAGTCGTGCAGTTATCGTCCCGCGCAAGTGTTACTTGTATACCGCAACTGCATATCACGTGTTGCGTCGATTCAATTTTGTGCGTTGTAAATTTAtatccccccctccctcccggACGTTTGCATCAACACGTTATATACAACGAGTTGAGAAAAGGTTTCCGTGATACGGAGGAATTTACAAGTTACGATATATAGGTACTGTGTTATAATACGTATGcaatgtatttaaaaattgttttgcgACGCGTGGTTGAAACTTTTGCAatataaactttttatttattttttcctcttgtTATTCGTTTTCTTCGTACAACGGGGGTGAACGCTTCAAGTGAAAGTTATTTACGTTTTTGCACGTAGTTGGGTACATTCGTtacgtatatctatattaCCTACAGATTGCGCAAACAAGTGGTACGGATCGTACTTGCGGATCGAACAGAGAAGCCTGTGCAGACTCTCGTGATCTCGACgtgtttttaaaatcgcgTAAAACTTGCACCTTGCATTACGGGTGACTCTTCTCTTCGTCATATCGCGATGTCACGTTATCCCGTACGCTACGTTCGTACTGTTTTGTGTTACAAATTCAGCGGCCTGCATACGGATTCGACCTTACCCCCGAAAGTTTGAACGATCGTTGATCGTTATATCGGTGTATAACCCGTTGAATAATGTTGTAAAAAACTTTCCATGCAAAGcttgtttttgattttgatgCCCTGATACGATATTCGGTGTGTTTGCGATCGTAGACTGTATCGAACATTTGCGAGAGATAAATagtgacgaaatttttttgtgcTCTGCCTGTTGCAGTGTGGCTCACTTTACATCGGCGAGGAACGCCAGAAGCGGGTGACCATGATGGAGTCCCTTTGCCAAGTTAACAACAACATCTACAACGGCAACGAGGGCAAGAgtaacagcaacagcaacaacaggAACTTGACCACGAACAACGCGCCGGAGTGTCAAGACCCTCAGCAGCGACTCGCCGTCCTGAGTTTCGAGCAGGTTCGACGATTGAACGACGTGATGAACGAGGTCGTCGGCATACACGGGAGAGGAAATTTCCCGACTCTCGAGGTTCAGCTACGGGATCTGGTTACCGTTGTGCGCAGCAAACTCGAGGCCGATCCGAGCAACGGGGGCGCCGGAATGAGGGTTAGGGACATAAGGCTTAACGGCGGCGCGGCCTCCCACGTCCTGGCCACCGAGTCCCAGCCCTACAACGACCTGGACCTGATATTCGCCGTCGAGCTATCGAGCGGGAGGAATTACGACAAGGTCAAGGCCGCGGTGCTGAGCTCGCTGCTCGACCTTCTGCCGGAGGGTGTGAGCCGAAAACGCATAACTACGTGCAGCCTGAAGGAGGCCTACGTGAGCAAGATGGTGAAGGTGAACAACGACGGTGACAGGTGGTCGCTGATATCGCTGGGGAATTCCCGGGGTCACAGAAACGTCGAGTTGAAATTCGTCGACACCATGAGGCGGCAGTTCGAGTTCTCCGTAGACTCTTTTCAGATCGTCTTGGACTCGCTGCTGTTGTTCTACGAGTGCAGCGAACTGCCGATCGGGGAAAACTTTTATCCGACCGTCGTAGGCGAGTCTGTTTACGGTGATTTTCAGGAGGCCCTTTACCACCTTCACAAGAAACTCATATCGACGAGGCATCCGGAGGAGATAAGGGGCGGTGGTCTTCTAAAGTACTGCAACCTGCTTGTCAGACTGTACCGGGCCTCGCAGCCGGACTACATAAAGACCCTCGAGCGATACATGTGCTCGAGATTCTTCATAGACTTTCCGGACATTGCCCAGCAGAGGATGAAGCTCGAGAATTACCTTTGGAATCACTTCGTCGGGCCTCAGGAAGAGGGTCTCAAGTACGAGTACCTTATGCTGCTTTACAACGTCGTCGAGGAGTCGACCGTATGTCTTATGGGACACGAACGGCGGCAGACGTTGGCGCTTATTAAAAATCTCGCGTGTCAGGTATTCTGCGAGGAGCAGCAACGGCTTATCAATCAGCATCAACCACCACCCCCACCCGGACCGCCGGCCACCTTCGTTTACGCCGCGAACGGATATTACTACACCCCCGTTATACCGGCCTGCTACACCTGCTCCTGCAACTCCTGGATGGCGTGCTCCTCGTGATGCGACATCGCCGACGGAGGGCCTCGAAACGACGATCGGATCGCGTCGACGACTgcttattatcattattattataccgccGACGCCGCTGCCTCGTCCACGCTGAAATTTCCAgttgcagcagcagcagcagcagcaacgacgacgacgacgacgacgacgacgacagcAGCAAAAGCAACAGCAACGGCAACGGCAAGAACGTGTCAGATTTGTCATCGTCGTAATCATCCTTTGAAAAATCCAAACTTTCTTACACCCCTTGATAACGGTACGATTACAGTCGACGATTATACTGTACATCGTGCCGCCGCTGCGTTATTATATTTTCCAGCAACGTCGCTGGTTGTGCATCGACCCTCGTTATTATACCGTAAATATAGCAATCGCGTCGTCGTCAACGATATATAATAATCGTATTCTGTGCGGtgtatttttgttcttttttttcatttcgttcctttctttattcctttctttttgtttgttttgtaAACTTTTTCGTTCTCTATTTTTCACGGGTCattctccttttctctttttcaccaCCAACACCACCAACACCACCTCCTCTTGTTTAAAACACATTTACACATATGTTTG
Proteins encoded in this region:
- the LOC124310105 gene encoding terminal nucleotidyltransferase 5C isoform X1; translated protein: MAESYSSVATGGSTIMTGTISAISEKATLRDDDRDGAAGTGRGRVRNGQKNSKEKLREQHAKVEEDLVEEEPRTSSGKTDLFISETLPLMQCGSLYIGEERQKRVTMMESLCQVNNNIYNGNEGKSNSNSNNRNLTTNNAPECQDPQQRLAVLSFEQVRRLNDVMNEVVGIHGRGNFPTLEVQLRDLVTVVRSKLEADPSNGGAGMRVRDIRLNGGAASHVLATESQPYNDLDLIFAVELSSGRNYDKVKAAVLSSLLDLLPEGVSRKRITTCSLKEAYVSKMVKVNNDGDRWSLISLGNSRGHRNVELKFVDTMRRQFEFSVDSFQIVLDSLLLFYECSELPIGENFYPTVVGESVYGDFQEALYHLHKKLISTRHPEEIRGGGLLKYCNLLVRLYRASQPDYIKTLERYMCSRFFIDFPDIAQQRMKLENYLWNHFVGPQEEGLKYEYLMLLYNVVEESTVCLMGHERRQTLALIKNLACQVFCEEQQRLINQHQPPPPPGPPATFVYAANGYYYTPVIPACYTCSCNSWMACSS
- the LOC124310105 gene encoding terminal nucleotidyltransferase 5C isoform X2; its protein translation is MMESLCQVNNNIYNGNEGKSNSNSNNRNLTTNNAPECQDPQQRLAVLSFEQVRRLNDVMNEVVGIHGRGNFPTLEVQLRDLVTVVRSKLEADPSNGGAGMRVRDIRLNGGAASHVLATESQPYNDLDLIFAVELSSGRNYDKVKAAVLSSLLDLLPEGVSRKRITTCSLKEAYVSKMVKVNNDGDRWSLISLGNSRGHRNVELKFVDTMRRQFEFSVDSFQIVLDSLLLFYECSELPIGENFYPTVVGESVYGDFQEALYHLHKKLISTRHPEEIRGGGLLKYCNLLVRLYRASQPDYIKTLERYMCSRFFIDFPDIAQQRMKLENYLWNHFVGPQEEGLKYEYLMLLYNVVEESTVCLMGHERRQTLALIKNLACQVFCEEQQRLINQHQPPPPPGPPATFVYAANGYYYTPVIPACYTCSCNSWMACSS